In Methylobacterium sp. WL1, the sequence GCGGGGCAGGAGCCCGTCCCAGACCACCACGCGCACCGGAACCTTGAACGCCGCGAGCCGCTCGGCCGCGAAGGCCCGGATCTCCTCGGGTCCGGTCCGGGCCCCCTCGGCCAGGGCCACGATCGCGCCGGGCTCCTCGCCCAGCGTCGGGTGGGGCACCGCCAGCACCACCGCGTCGATCACGTCCGGATGCGCGTAGAGGACGTTCTCGACCTCGCAGCAATAGATGTTCTCGCCGCCGCGGATCAGCATGTCCTTGATCCGGTCGACGATGGTCAGGAACCCCTCGTCGTCGGCGCGCGCGAGATCGCCGGTGCGCAGCCAGCCGTCGGACAGGATTTCGGCGGTGGCGTCCGGGTCGTCCCAGTAGCCGCGGACCACGTTGGGGCCCTTCACGTACAGCTCCCCGACGCTGCCGGGCGGCAGGTCCTGCCCGAGCGGATCGAGGATCCGCACCTCGCAGACCGGCAGGGGCGGGCCGCAGGATTCGGGATGGGCGAGATAGTCCTCGGCCTGGTGGTGGGTGAAGGTCGCCGAGGTCTCGGTCATGCCCCAGCCGGTGGCGGGGGCCGCCTTCGGGAACGCCTCGCCGAGCGCGCGCACCAGGTCGCCGGCCGCGGGCGCGCCGCCATAGGTCACCGATTCGAGGCTCGGCAGCGGCCGGCCCGCCTCCCGGGCGGCTGTCGCGAGCTGCCAAGCGATGGTCGGGACGCCGCCGGCTCCGGTGCAGCCCTCCCGGTCGATGAGGTCGAGGGCCTCATGGGCGTCCCAGCGATGCATCATCACCAGGCGGTGGCCGCCGTAGAGCGCCGCCCCGAGGTTCGCGTGGCAGCCGGTGACGTGGAACAGCGGGATCACCAGCAGCGAGGCCCGCTGCGGTGCGGACGGATCGGGCTTCGGCGGCGTCTCGCCCCGGCGCAGCGCACTGCGCGACGCCGAATAGGGGTAGGCCATCACGGTGGTGGCCGCAGCCCGGTGGGTGCCGACCGCACCCTTGGGCCGGCCGGTGGTGCCCGAGGTGTAGAACAGGGTCGCGTCGTCCTCCGGGTCGAGGGCGATGGCGGGCGGGGCCCGCTCGGGCAGAGCGGCCCAGTCCGCCACCGGGCCGATCACCGCGGAGAGTGGCGTCATTCGGTCGTCGGGCTCCATCCGCGTGACGAAAACCCGCTCCAGGGCCGGGCATTCCGTGCGGTGGTGGGCGATCCGCTCGAACCGGGCGCCGTCGGCGATCAGCACCCGGGCGCCGGAATGCCGGAGCGCGTAGGCGAGTTCCGGCCCGGTCCACCACGCGTTCAGCGGCGTCGCGATCGCCCCGGCCAGCAGGGCACCGTAATAGCAGACCGGCCATTCCGGCAGATTGCGCAGCGCGATGGCGACGCGGTCGCCCTTGCCGATCCCGGCGGCCACCAGGGCGTGGGCCAGGGCGGTCGCGGCCCGGGTGAAGCCGGTGAAGGTGACGCGCTCGTCCCGGTAGACCACGAAGGTCCGGTCCCCGTGCCCTCGGGCGATGCGGAACAGGTCGCGCAGCGTCGGCGGCGCGCTCGTCCAGATCCGGGTCGGGACGCCCCGGATCGGCAGGTTGGCGATCGCGAACGGCGCCCCTGGTGCGGTGAGGCGCGCTTCCGCCTCGCGGAAGGAGAGGGCCGGCCAGCCGGCGGGAAGGCGGGGATCGGGGCTCGTCATCGCGCGATCGTCACGCCGCCGTCGACGACCAGCGCCTGGCCGGTGACGAACCGGCCGGCCGGCGAGGCCAGGAACACGGCCGCGCCCGCGATCTCGTCAGGCTCGCCGATCCGGCGGAGCGGCGCGGCCTCGGTGGTGGATGCCAGCATCTCGGGATCCTCCCACAGGGCCCGGGCGAAATCGGTGCGGATCAGCCCCGGGCACAGGCAGTTCACCCGCACGTTGGCCGGGCCGTACTCGACCGCGTAATTGCGGGCGAGTTGAAGGTCGGCGGCCTTGGAGACGTTGTAGGCGCCGATCACCGGCGACCCCTTCAGCGCCCCGATGGACGAGACGATGACGATCGCCCCGTCCCGCCGCGCGACCATCCCGGGGGCGACCATCTGGATCAGCCAGTGGTTCGACAGGACGTTGTTCTCCAGGATCTTGCGGAACTGGGCGTCCGAGATGCCGGCGAGCGGCCCGTAATACGGGTTGCTGGCGGCATTGCAGACCAGCACGTCCACCAGACCCAACCGGGCTTCGGTCCGGGCGACCAGATCCTCCAGCTCCGCCTTTACCGAGATGCTCGCCGGGATCGCCACCGCGCGGCCCGGGCCGTGGGCGGCCTCGATTTCGGCCACCACCGCCTCGCAGGCCTCGCGCTTGCGCGACGAGATCACCACCCGCGCGCCGTGCTCGGCCATCCGCAGGGCGATCGCCCGGCCGATGCCCCGGGACGAGCCGGTGATCAGCGCGACCTTGTCGGTCAGATCGAACAGGGACATGGCGCGTCCTCCCTGGGTCCGGTCGGGGGTCATCCGGCGTCCAGCATCGACCGGCGCAGGCGCGCCATGCCGGCGAGCCAGCGCTCGGGATCGTCCGCCCGGCGGCGTGCGTAGTCCGCGACCTGCGGGTGCGGCAGGATCAGGAACCGGCCGGCGGCCAGCCCGTCGAAGGCCGCCTCGGCCACGGCTTCGGGCGCGAGCACGCCGTCGCGGGCGGCGGCGCTCGCGGCACCGAGCATGGCGGTGTCGACGCCCCTGCGGGCACAGGGCGGCGATCCGGATGCCGTCCCCCGCATGCGCGATGGCGAGGTGCTCCAGGAAGGCGAGGGCGGCGTGCTTGGTCGCCGAGTAGGTCGCGCTGCCGATCTGGCTCAGCAATCCGGCCGCCGAGACGGTGCCGAGGAACGCCCCCTCGCCCCGGGCGAGCCAGAGCGGGACCAGGACCCGCGCCGCGTGGACGTGGCCCATCACGTTCACCGACCAGGCGCGCTCCCAGCTCGCCGGATCGGCCGAGGTCGCGAGCCCGGGATCCGGGTCGCGCTCCAGGATGCCGGCATTGGAGCAGTACAGCGCGATCGGCCCGGTCTCGGCCTCGATCCGCGCGATGGACTCGGCCACGGCATCGGGATCGGCCACGTCGAGCGCGCAGGCGCGGCCGCCGAGCCGGGCGGCGACGGCCTGGGCCCCGGCGCCGTCCCGGTCCAGGGCGACGACGCAGGCGCCCCGCGCGTGGGCAGCCTCGGCGAGCGCACGGCCGATGCCCCCGGCGGCCCCGGTGACGGCGACGACGCGACCGGCGAGATCCATCTCAGGCCCCTGCGCGCTCGGCGAACGCCCAGGCCGCGGCGGCCAGAGCCGGCACCCGCGCCGCCATGGCGGCGGCGTGCTTGCTCGCTCGCGGCGTTGCCGGCCTTGGCACGCGCGGCCACGCCCTGGAGGATGCCGACCAGCCGGAACAGGTTGTAGGCGAAGTACCAGTCGAGGTCGGGCAGGGCCGCCCGGTCCGCGGCCCGGCAGTAGAGCGCCACCGCCTCCTCCCGGGTCGGGATGCCCAGCGCCGGCAGGTCGAGGCCGCCGAGGCCGCTGCGCCCGTCCGCCGGCAAAGCCCAATGCATCAGCAGGTAGCTGAAATCGGCGAGCGGATCGCCGAGGGTCGACAGCTCCCAGTCGAGCACCGCGCTGACGCCGCCGTCGGGCGAGAAGATCAGGTTGTCGAGGCGGTAATCGCCGTGGACGATGGCCGTGCCCTGCTGCTCGGGCACGGTGCGGGGCAGCCAGGCGATCAGGCGCTCCACATCCGCGAGCCGGCCGTCCTCGGCGGCCCGGTACTGGCGGGTCCAGCGATCGACCTGCCGGGCGAAGTAGTTGCCGGGCTTGCCGTAATCGGCGAGGCCCGCCGCCTCCGGGTCGATCGCGTGGAGGCGCGCGAGCGTCGCGATCATGCCGGCATAGTGCCGGTGCCGGGCATGGGGGTCGAGGCCGGGCAGGGTGCCGTCCCAGTGCACGCTGCCGCCCACCGCCTCCATCACGTAGAAGGCGGCGCCGATGATCGTTTCGTCCTCGCAGAGGGCGAACGGCCTCGGAACCGGAAACCCCTCGCCGTAGAGCGCGCCGATCACCCGGAACTCGCGCTCCACCGCGTGCGCGGAGGGCAGGAGCGTCCCGAACGGCTTGCGCCGCAGCACGTAGGCCTGGCCGGGCGTCTCCAGCCGGTAGGTCGGGTTCGACTGGCCGCCGCGGAATTGCTGCACGGTGAGCGGCCCGGCATAGTCGCGGACGTGTTCGGCGAGCCAGGCTGCCAGCCGGGCCTCGTCGATCCGATGGCGCGGCTCGACCGGCTTCACGCCGGAGAAGGCGTCGGGGCCGCTCATGCACCCTCCCGGGCGTTGGTGTAGCGCCCGAATTCGAGCCGGGCGATGGAGCGGTTGTGCACCTCGTCCGGCCCGTCGGCCAGCCGCAGAGTGCGGATATGGGCGTACATCCTGGCCAGTCCGAAATCCTCGGACACGCCGGCGCCGCCATGGGCCTGGATCGCGTCGTCGATCACCTTGAGGGCGATCCGCGGGGCGGCGACCTTGATCATGGCGATCTCGAGCTTCGCACCCTTGGCGCCGACCTTGTCCATCATGTCGGCGGCCTTCAGGCAGAGCAGCCGGGTCATCTCGATGTCGATCCGCGCCTCCGCGACCCGCTGCTCCCAGACCGACTGCTCGCTGATGCGCTTGCCGAAGGCGACCCGCGAGACGAGGCGCCGGGCCATGGCCTCGAGCGCCGCCTCGGCGACCCCGATGGTGCGCATGCAATGGTGGATGCGCCCCGGCCCGAGCCGCCCCTGCGCGATCTCGAAGCCGCGCCCCTCGCCGAGGATCAGGTTCTCGGCCGGGACGCGCACGTTCTCGAGCACCACCTCGCCGTGTCCCTTGGGCGCGTCCTCGTAGCCGAAGACCGGCAGCAGGCGCGCGACCCGCAGGCCGGGCGTGTCCATGGGCACGAGGATCTGGGATTGCTGCCGGTGGCGGGGCGCGTCCGGGTCCGTCTTGCCCATCAGGATCGCGAGGCTGCAGCGCGGGTCGCCGACCCCGGTGGACCACCATTTGCGTCCGTCGATGACGTAGTGGTCGCCGTCGCGGCGGATCGCGGTCTCGATGTTGGTGGCGTCCGAGGAGGCGACATCGGGCTCGGTCATCAGGAACGCCGACCGGATCTCCCCGGCCATCAGCGGCCGCAGCCACGTCTCCTTCTGGGCCGGGCTGCCGTAGCGGTGCAGCACCTCCATGTTGCCGGTGTCGGGCGCCGCGCAGTTGAAGCATTCCGACGCGATGCCGACCCGACCCATCGCCTCGGCGCAGAGCGCGTAATCGAGGTTGGTCAGGCCGGCGCCGCGGTAGGCGTCCGTGTCATGCTCGGGGGAGGGCGGCAGGAACAGGTTCCACAGCCCTTCCCCGCGGGCTTTGTCCTTCAGCCGTTCCATCGTGGGCGAGGGTGCGCGGCTCGCCGCCCGCTCGGCCGCCACCGCGGCGGCGGCGGGCAGGATCGCGTCGGCGATGAAGGCGCGGACCCGGGTCAGCCAGTGCGTCTGGGATGGGGAGAGGTCGAAATCCACGGTGTCCGCTCCCGAGTTTCGTTCCGATGGGATCCGCGCCTCTCCCTCCCCCCTTTGCGGGGGAGGGTGGGCCGGCCGTCAGGCCGGGTCGGGAGAGGGGAGCGACGGTGCCGAAGAAGGCTGGCGGCCTTCATCACCGCTCCGCCCCTTTCTGATGCCGGGTTCCCCTCTCCCGACCCCCGCTGACGCGAGGGCCACCCTCCCCCGCAAAGGGGGGAGGGGGAGCAGCGGGTCCGATTCCCCCCTCACAGATACTTCGATCCCATCTCGCCGGCGAACCGGTCCGGCGGGCCTTCCCAAACGATGCGGGCCTGTTCCAGCACGTAGACCCGGTCGGCATGGGGCAGCGCGAAGGTGACGTTCTGCTCGCCGAGCAGGACGGTGATCGGCGTGGTCTGTCGCAGGCGCTCCAGGGCCTTCGACAGCAGCTCCAGGATCACCGGGGCGAGGCCGAGCGTCGGCTCGTCGAGGATCAGGAGGCGTGGGCGCATCATCAAGGCGCGGGCAATGGTCAGCATCTGCTGCTCACCGCCCGACAGCGTGCGGGCGGTCTGGCCTTCGCGGGCCTTCAGGATCGGGAACAGCTCGTAGAGCCACTCGCGCCGCTGCACGCTCTCGGCCTTGGTGACGTGCTGGCCGCCGAGATCGAGGTTCTCGCGCACGTTGAGGTCGCCGAACAGCTCGCGGGTCTCGGGCACCTGGACGATCCCGGCCCGGGCGATCGCGGCCGGCTTCATGCGGCCGAGATCCTGGCCGTCGAACCGGATCGTGCCGGAATGCGGGACGAGGCCCGAGATGGCGTTGAACAGCGTGGTCTTGCCGGCGCCGTTGAGGCCCACCACCGAGACGAACTCGCCCTCGTGGACGTGGATCGAGGCGGCGCGCAGGGCCTGCGCCTTGCCGTAGAGCACGTCGACGCCCTCGACGGTGAGCAGCGAATCCGCCTTGAACGCGGCCTCGGGCCTGGCGGCGGTCTCGATGCTGCCGCCGAGATAGACCCGGCGCACCGTCGGGTCGGCCATCACCGCCTCGGCCGAGCCCTCCGCGATGCGTTCGCCGAGATACATGGCGAACACCCGGTCCACGAGGGCCGCGACGCTCTTCACGTTGTGGTCGACGAGGAGCACGGCCTTGCCCTCGTCCCGGAAGCCCCGGATCAGCTCGGAGAAGGCCGCGACCTCGCCCCCGGTCAGGCCCGCGAACGGCTCGTCCACCAGCACCACCCGCGGGTCGCGGGCGATCGCCTTGGCGAGTTCCAGGCGGCGCAGGTCCGCGAAGGGGAGGGTACCGGGCCGCCGGTCGGCCACCGCGCCGAGGCCGACGCGCTCGGCGATGTCCCTTGCGCGGCGCGCGACGTGGGGATCCGCAGCCAGGCGGATCAGGCTGTCGGGCAGCAGCGCGAGGCTGATGTTCTCCAGCACGGTCTGCCGCTGGAGCGGTCGCGCGTGCTGGAACACGAGGCCGATCCCCTGGCGGGCGACCCGGTGGGCCGGCATTCCGCCGATCTCGGCGCCGTCGAGGCGGATCGAGCCGGCGCTCGGCCGCTCCAGCCCCATGATCAGCTTCATCACGGTGGACTTGCCCGAGCCGTTCGGCCCGATCAGTCCCAGGATCTCCCCGGGGCGCAGATCGAGGTCGATGTCCTTGACGGCGACGAGGCCGCCGAACCGCTTGGTCAGGCCCCGCACCGTGAGGCAGGGCTCGGCGAGGGGGGCGGCGTTCAGCGCAGGCCTGACGGCGACGGTCATCGCGCTCTCCGGATGGATGCGAGGCCCAGCAGCCCCGAGGGCACGAACAGGATGACCAGCAGGGCCACGGCCGAGACCACGAAGGTCGAGAGCGGACCGAGCGGGCGCAGCAATTCGCCGGCGGCGATCAGGAACACCGCCCCGAGCGCGGCGCCCACGATGGTCCGCCGCCCGCCGAGCACCGCCGCGATGATCACCTGCACGCCCACCGCGGTGTCGATCAGCGTGCCGACCGAGGCGGTGCCCATGTAGAAGACCACCAGCCCACCCGCGAGGCCCGAAAAGGCGGCGCTGACCGCAAAGGCCGCGAGCTTGTGCTTGGCGACGTTGAAGCCGAGCGCGCCGGTCACGATCGGGTCCTGGCCGGCAGCCTGCAGGATCAGCCCCACCGGGGAGCGGGCGATGGCCGTGAGGACCAGCCCGGCAAAGGCCATGAAGCCGAGCGCGATCCAGTAATTGGTGTCGGCGTCGATGGAGATCACGTCCGGCACCGTGAGCCCGATCTCGCCGCCGGTGATCCCGGAGAACACCACGATCATGTTCTGCAGGAGCAGCACCGCGACCAGGGTGATCAGCCCGAAATACGGACCCCGCACCTTCAGGGCCGGCAGCGCCAGGGCCAGCCCGCCGACCACCGCCAGCACGGTCCCGGCCGCCAGGCAGTAGGGGATCGGCAGCTCGTAGCGGTTGTTGAGGATGCCGGCCCCGTAGGCTCCGAGCCCGATCAGGAAGGTCGGGCCGAAATTCACCTCGCCGGCGAAGCCGAAGAGCAGGTCCCAGGCCATGGCGAAGACGCCGAAATAATACGCGATGGTGAGGAGCCCGAGGATGTAGCCCGAGACCCACCAGGGCAGGAACGCGGCCAGGGCGAGCGCCAGCAGCGCGACCCAGAAGCCCGGGGTGGTGAGGAGCTTCATGAGCGGTTCCATCCTCCGCGCGTTGCCCTCCGCCCTCTGCGGGGGAAGGTAGGCCGGCCGTCAGGCCGGGTCGGGATAGGGGAGAGCGTTCCGCGGAGGTTGCGCATGTGGCATTCGGGCCGGCGGGAGAGTCCCGAAAGAACCATCACCGCCGCCCCAGCAGGCCCTGCGGGCGCAGGTACATGACGGCCACGAGCAGCAGCAGGGCCGGGATCACCCGGTAGGCCGGGGAGATCAGGTAGGCGGTGGCCGTCTCGAGATAGCCGACCACATAAGCCGCGATCAGCGAGCCGGTGACGCTGCCGAGCCCGCCCAGCACCACGATCGAGAAGGCGCTCGCGGTGAGCGGCCCCACCGAGTAGGACGACACCCCCAGGAACATCCCGAGCAGCACCCCGGCGATCCCGGCGAGCAGCCCGTAGATCGCCCAGACCGCGACGTAGATCCGGCCCATGTCGTGGCCGAGCAGCGTGACCCCGCGGGGGTTCATGGAG encodes:
- a CDS encoding class I adenylate-forming enzyme family protein codes for the protein MTSPDPRLPAGWPALSFREAEARLTAPGAPFAIANLPIRGVPTRIWTSAPPTLRDLFRIARGHGDRTFVVYRDERVTFTGFTRAATALAHALVAAGIGKGDRVAIALRNLPEWPVCYYGALLAGAIATPLNAWWTGPELAYALRHSGARVLIADGARFERIAHHRTECPALERVFVTRMEPDDRMTPLSAVIGPVADWAALPERAPPAIALDPEDDATLFYTSGTTGRPKGAVGTHRAAATTVMAYPYSASRSALRRGETPPKPDPSAPQRASLLVIPLFHVTGCHANLGAALYGGHRLVMMHRWDAHEALDLIDREGCTGAGGVPTIAWQLATAAREAGRPLPSLESVTYGGAPAAGDLVRALGEAFPKAAPATGWGMTETSATFTHHQAEDYLAHPESCGPPLPVCEVRILDPLGQDLPPGSVGELYVKGPNVVRGYWDDPDATAEILSDGWLRTGDLARADDEGFLTIVDRIKDMLIRGGENIYCCEVENVLYAHPDVIDAVVLAVPHPTLGEEPGAIVALAEGARTGPEEIRAFAAERLAAFKVPVRVVVWDGLLPRNPAGKILRAPLRSVFAVGSAQNGSPSSSGR
- a CDS encoding ATP-binding cassette domain-containing protein, translated to MTVAVRPALNAAPLAEPCLTVRGLTKRFGGLVAVKDIDLDLRPGEILGLIGPNGSGKSTVMKLIMGLERPSAGSIRLDGAEIGGMPAHRVARQGIGLVFQHARPLQRQTVLENISLALLPDSLIRLAADPHVARRARDIAERVGLGAVADRRPGTLPFADLRRLELAKAIARDPRVVLVDEPFAGLTGGEVAAFSELIRGFRDEGKAVLLVDHNVKSVAALVDRVFAMYLGERIAEGSAEAVMADPTVRRVYLGGSIETAARPEAAFKADSLLTVEGVDVLYGKAQALRAASIHVHEGEFVSVVGLNGAGKTTLFNAISGLVPHSGTIRFDGQDLGRMKPAAIARAGIVQVPETRELFGDLNVRENLDLGGQHVTKAESVQRREWLYELFPILKAREGQTARTLSGGEQQMLTIARALMMRPRLLILDEPTLGLAPVILELLSKALERLRQTTPITVLLGEQNVTFALPHADRVYVLEQARIVWEGPPDRFAGEMGSKYL
- a CDS encoding acyl-CoA dehydrogenase family protein, which translates into the protein MDFDLSPSQTHWLTRVRAFIADAILPAAAAVAAERAASRAPSPTMERLKDKARGEGLWNLFLPPSPEHDTDAYRGAGLTNLDYALCAEAMGRVGIASECFNCAAPDTGNMEVLHRYGSPAQKETWLRPLMAGEIRSAFLMTEPDVASSDATNIETAIRRDGDHYVIDGRKWWSTGVGDPRCSLAILMGKTDPDAPRHRQQSQILVPMDTPGLRVARLLPVFGYEDAPKGHGEVVLENVRVPAENLILGEGRGFEIAQGRLGPGRIHHCMRTIGVAEAALEAMARRLVSRVAFGKRISEQSVWEQRVAEARIDIEMTRLLCLKAADMMDKVGAKGAKLEIAMIKVAAPRIALKVIDDAIQAHGGAGVSEDFGLARMYAHIRTLRLADGPDEVHNRSIARLEFGRYTNAREGA
- a CDS encoding branched-chain amino acid ABC transporter permease; translation: MKLLTTPGFWVALLALALAAFLPWWVSGYILGLLTIAYYFGVFAMAWDLLFGFAGEVNFGPTFLIGLGAYGAGILNNRYELPIPYCLAAGTVLAVVGGLALALPALKVRGPYFGLITLVAVLLLQNMIVVFSGITGGEIGLTVPDVISIDADTNYWIALGFMAFAGLVLTAIARSPVGLILQAAGQDPIVTGALGFNVAKHKLAAFAVSAAFSGLAGGLVVFYMGTASVGTLIDTAVGVQVIIAAVLGGRRTIVGAALGAVFLIAAGELLRPLGPLSTFVVSAVALLVILFVPSGLLGLASIRRAR
- a CDS encoding SDR family oxidoreductase; protein product: MSLFDLTDKVALITGSSRGIGRAIALRMAEHGARVVISSRKREACEAVVAEIEAAHGPGRAVAIPASISVKAELEDLVARTEARLGLVDVLVCNAASNPYYGPLAGISDAQFRKILENNVLSNHWLIQMVAPGMVARRDGAIVIVSSIGALKGSPVIGAYNVSKAADLQLARNYAVEYGPANVRVNCLCPGLIRTDFARALWEDPEMLASTTEAAPLRRIGEPDEIAGAAVFLASPAGRFVTGQALVVDGGVTIAR